CAGccaggagtttttttttcctgacaaatagaaataaatgcttgaaattgAGCAAAGATCACAATAAATTATTCAACACATGACCAGAAAAATGTTCTTCTTATTGGTAAATCAAAAACTCCCACAGCAGTTTTCATCTAAACTGCCTGACCTTAAACCTAAACGCTGATGCTTGACTGTAAAGCTTTAAacaactttaactttaaattgtgTGAAAGGTGGAACTTTTGGCTTATTTTTAAGGACTATTTCTAGATCTTCCACATTCCATCAGCAAAAAATCAGCACAAATGGCAAAAAGATCAGAAGCTGTCATTCGATTTTAACAACAATCAAtcatgaaggaaataaaaaaggaaagctGCGTTTTGAGCCTTCATTTATGCTCTGCACACATCTGTTCTCTGACCCACTGCCCTCTGCTCACCATGGAGCATGTTTCAACAGGAAAACCAAGGTCATCACAGATGACCCCTTACACCCAGCCCAGCCTCTGTTTGACCTGTGACCCTGTCTGAGATGCTTCAGGTCGTTCAGGCCACACGCCAACAGACTGACCAGCAGCTTCTTTTCTTGAccatcatacacacacacactcacgcacacacacacagtttgtcTTTCTGTCTTTACATTGACTTTCATTAATTTCTATAGCCTAACCCTTACTCTAAACCTAACCTACACTCAATTCACACAATAGTCCTAAATCTAACCTGTCacccaaaaacagcaaatcatATTAAGAAAATGGTTCTGACAATGTATCAAAtgcaagaacacacacacacacagactcccGTAATCCAATGAAAGCAACAAGCAGCCCAATCTACCTCTTCCTACCTCCTCTCAGATCTTATAATGTATGCAATGTCTACAGACACCTTAAGCTGTAAATTATTATTCTTGTTTACGTATCTTATACACTGCAAGAAAAATACCTCTGTTTTAAATCTATTATCTCTTTGTTACCTTCTTGTGTTGTCTTtactatgtttttttgtgtggtgcATGGTGGTTTGGTGGGAGCATTGTGCCTCCCAGTATAACGACAATAAAGACCATTATGTTCTGTTCTTTCAGCACTTTTACCTTTATTGTTAAACCACTTCCTTCTTATGGTTTCATGGTTGGGTACAGAGCCTTAGACTCTTCTGCTGCTTACTCTCTTCCACATCTGACTTAATGAAGAAAGGACAATACCTTCTTTCCTTTGGTCACCAGCTGTTCTCTGTAAAGTGGACATTACAGAGTTTATTGCTCTCAGCCTTTTTCCCCTGCACCCTTTTCTCTGGCTAGAGCAAAGTCTTAATCCAGCCTCTCCTAAGGTACCACGTTACATAGCCTCATGGTTAATGCTAAATCTATCAGGTTATTCTAATATAGATCTGTTATCTacagctaaaataaattttaaaaacacctgTATTGTCTAAATGAGCTCTAAGCTTACCCTAGATGAGAATGCTTTAACGCAATTAAAAACCAAATAagcataaaacattaaacattacagaaaatgaaatcaaaactgGCTTCCCCTGAACTGGTTCCAGAATGATTCATGAAACAACACATTTAAACTAGATTTGGGTATTGATTGTCATTAGTTTCTGATTTCCCAAAGctgatattatttattaattgcaTTAATGTATTAATCTTCTAAGGAGGAAACAATTATTAAACCATTTTTCTTGGCTCATCTCTGTTTTTCCTTATGAGTTATTGCTACTTGAGGGAAAAGTATCATATTTCCTGTGGTGTTGGAGTTCTTTATGTAACAATGTGGTTTTTCTGCGCATTCTTAGTTTATTTAGTCCCTGTCTTGTCTTATCAAGTCCCTGATTGGTCCCACCTGTCCCTTGTTATTTCCCCCTGGTTATTTCTCCTGTGTATTTAGCCTTGCCTTTGTCCTCCGTTCCAGGCTGGATCCTTGTCTtagttgttgctgtgtttgttgtCTTTGTCAAGTCACAGTTCGCCAACTTAAGTTTGTGTCCGTGTCTCGTCGTTCACCTGTGGTCCCTGGCATTGTGTATAACTTGgacatttattaaaactcaTGTTCTCCACCATATCCTGGATCTCGCCACCATCAATCCTCATCATGACACTTTATCTGgggatttttcatttaaatcccTGCAGGCTCTtttaatgcttgtttttttcttttaattaagtttCAGATTGGGGCTTTATATGTCCAGAGGACACCAAAGAACACCACACTTCACTCAATCATTCACCAATTCACACACACTCTTACATGCTGATGGGCTATATTGTAGCTACGGCTGTCCTGAGGCAGTCAAACAGAAGCAACACCACTAGCAGGCAAGAGGTCATGGGGCCACTTACCTGTTAGTGGCCCTTGAATTGTTTTGCCAAAGACACAAAGATAAACAGAGTTGGGGATTCGAACCTTCAGCCTGCCGGTTATAGACGAACTCCTAACCCCTAACCCAAGGTCGCCCCACAAAGTGACAATAACTTATGCTGATTGTTATTGGGGACACAATATATCTGATGCGTGATTTCAGAAATGTTATAATATCTTATCAGATGAAGGTTTGTGATTAAAACAGATCATGTGACCACATAGTGGGAGAAAACACAGTTTTGGTCTGAGAGGGAAACCACGCTACTCATTATTCAACTTTAGTAGTTTAGAGAAGTGAAACAGGCACAAAGAAGGCCAGCTCTTTCATATACGTAGGTAATTCCCCAGTAAAATATTGATGACATGGAAATTGGGGGGtggttttcttttctgatgTATAAATATGAAGGCAGATGGTGatcaaacagcagagaaaacaatCTGACCTTAGCTGAGATtttcaacctgctgctgctccctAACACCAACAAACTCACCTCAGGATGGCTCGTCTTGTTCTGTCTGCGATTGTGATGATGATGGCCTTCATCGCTCTCACTGAAGGTAAggtgaaactgaaataaaatagaaaccatttaatacatttaatgaTTATCAATCAACTTTTAAATTCTAAGATAAGTTTATATGATAAAAAATACAGTGAGTTTAAAATATGCTGCACTAACATGGGTGATAggtcaaaatattttgttcaaatgtttgtgaaaacacattaaaatcagataaatttaaagtttaaagctaAGTTCTGCAATACAAATCAAATACTgcaattcttaaaaataaatattttattctttgaaatATGTGTAAAATTTCAGGATAGTTTAATACAAttcaatacattaaaaaacCCTACAGTTGCTTAAGTAGCTGCAGAAATGTGCTTCTTTTTTGCTTTAGGCAGCAGACTTTAGCAAGCATTAAAACAGCTGGGatcaacatttttagaaaaataattgtttgaacaagtattttgaaatggaaatgcaaACAATTAGATTTCAAGATActacaaaatgtaacttttatgtcTTTAGTGACCATAAATCCATGTGCTATAGACTATTAAAGTtgcattaaataacattttactttcaagtTATAGTAGCAAAAAGTATTATTTGCAATCATGAATTGCCAATTAAGTATTACTTATCTCTACAGTTCAGAAATCctgtaaataaaacaggttTGTTTTGACCTTTTACTTTCCTTTAAAAAGCATCTAGGGTTTTTGCTGACTTACTGATAAATGAGCATTCATCACTtcattgtttaacatttttagaaagaaaGCTGTGTCCTCTCAAACGccacatatttaatttttaccaAATTAATGGAAAGCAGATACAAACACAGGCAAAGTCAGAAAGTGGAAGAAGCACAGTCTcttctattttaaaaagaagccaTTTCAGAAGTTGCTCTTTCACAGTTTAACAGGAAATTAAGAAAGGGAATGAAGATGAACTCGATGACAGATCTGAGTTATtcactctgtgttttctgtttgcaggcCTGCGTGGAGTTGGCCCAAAGAAGTGCTGCTTCAAATTCAATGACAAGCCGGTGTCAAAAGATAAAGTTGTGAGCTACATCAGAACCAGTCAGCGCTGCTCCAACCCTGCCATCTTGTGAGTATTCACTGTTACAAAAGTTGCACCAGTGACACTGAACCTGCTCCAGAATCTGCTGACACTCTCCTCTTCCTTTTCCACATCCAGGCTGAATACAGTGGCCGGCCGTCAGATGTGTGTCAGACCTTCAGCCTCCTGGGTGAAGGATCTCATCAGCTACCTGGAGACCAAAGATGTTTCTGGTGCAAACACCAACCTGTAAACCTGACAATAATATGCCAACACTCCAGCTTACATAAATATGTAGGTTGTGATGCTACAGTTTCTTACCGAATACAGCAGCTCTCTTTCCATGATATTTATCAAATGTTCTAATATTTTATGGTATACTACCAAGATAAGATGAAGcagaatcaaattttttttcatataaatgaaatatgtttttattatggtTGTTATGGAAGAACAAGagtatttttgttaaatgcaaCACTTTAAGTTCAACATCAACACTGTAAGTTTTGATTGTAGTTTGAACTAACCAGATAAAGTATCTATTGTAAAAGACAAATGTCT
Above is a window of Xiphophorus hellerii strain 12219 chromosome 2, Xiphophorus_hellerii-4.1, whole genome shotgun sequence DNA encoding:
- the LOC116729849 gene encoding monocyte chemotactic protein 1B-like, translating into MARLVLSAIVMMMAFIALTEGLRGVGPKKCCFKFNDKPVSKDKVVSYIRTSQRCSNPAILLNTVAGRQMCVRPSASWVKDLISYLETKDVSGANTNL